A region from the Lolium perenne isolate Kyuss_39 chromosome 4, Kyuss_2.0, whole genome shotgun sequence genome encodes:
- the LOC127347106 gene encoding F-box/LRR-repeat protein At2g42720-like yields MELRSGRRLISPSPHGARRRSLVDGDGVDRMSSLPDDLLLQILGCLRCARDAARTSFLSRRWRGLWRLQPELHFREIGADALGAALGQAGRPALSLLEIDIPEKHRITDTARVSALLRAAAQLAPANLVLTVWGHDKDRSVPIQIPRFDRATSMKLTVHNLQLTPPAQGAVFPVLERLTMSRCHLNTDALVRRCPRLRVLELLQCAIGTIKVHSPTIEELVVKQSFYTQCIHIMAPVLKRLTMDIQVWFFFTLSCFSAPMVEDVLWECRSSYQNIGVGEWWRLQRLKLLTENSARTLRLFIDAKMLRHTKHMPPAERNFNQHIGPLPAFSVLELYLLNGEHVFGAAVLNLLEIRSTIRRLKVVIRHHADEESCPPECACDLPRNWRSQSVSLVALEQVEINGFNGNDHEIDFLKLLFRCATQMKTMTVQLSTNILGSNREWAEIYNIFKENPSVECFVTVAASSKQLLF; encoded by the exons ATGGAGTTACGGTCCGGCCGTCGACTCATCTCGCCATCGCCGCACGGAGCACGCCGCCGCTCTTTAGTGGACGGCGACGGCGTGGATCGGATGAGCTCCCTTCCCGATGACTTGCTCCTCCAGATCCTCGGCTGCCTCCGCTGCGCCCGCGACGCCGCCCGCACTAGCTTTCTCTCCCGGCGGTGGCGCGGCCTGTGGAGGCTCCAACCCGAGCTCCACTTCCGCGAGATCGGGGCAGACGCTCTCGGCGCCGCGCTTGGCCAGGCCGGGCGCCCCGCGCTGTCCCTCCTCGAAATAGACATACCCGAGAAGCACAGGATCACGGACACTGCGCGCGTCTCCGCACTGCTCCGTGCCGCCGCGCAGCTCGCGCCGGCGAATCTTGTCCTCACCGTCTGGGGGCACGACAAAGATCGATCCGTCCCCATCCAGATCCCCCGCTTCGACCGCGCCACGTCGATGAAGCTGACCGTGCACAACCTCCAGCTGACACCGCCGGCGCAGGGCGCCGTGTTCCCGGTGCTGGAGCGGCTGACCATGTCGCGCTGCCACTTGAACACGGATGCGCTGGTCAGGCGGTGCCCTCGCCTGCGCGTCCTAGAGTTGCTCCAGTGCGCCATCGGCACGATCAAGGTACACTCGCCGACGATCGAGGAGCTTGTGGTGAAACAGAGCTTTTATACGCAGTGCATTCACATAATGGCTCCCGTGCTTAAGCGGTTGACAATGGATATCCAAGTGTGGTTCTTCTTCACCTTGTCGTGCTTCTCGGCGCCGATGGTGGAAGATGTCTTGTGGGAGTGCCGTAGTTCCTACCAAAATATTGGGGTTGGCGAGTGGTGGCGTCTGCAAAGACTCAAACTATTGACAGAGAATAGTGCCCGCACCCTACGGCTGTTCATAGACGCTAAGATGCTTCGGCATACG AAGCATATGCCGCCCGCGGAGCGAAACTTTAATCAACATATAGGACCGCTCCCCGCCTTTTCTGTTCTGGAGCTATATTTACTCAACGGAGAACATGTTTTTGGAGCAGCAGTGTTGAACCTACTTGAAATTCGTTCCACTATAAGAAGGCTTAAGGTGGTCATTCGACATCATGCG GACGAAGAATCATGTCCACCAGAATGTGCTTGTGATCTACCACGAAACTGGAGAAGTCAGAGCGTCTCCTTGGTGGCTCTTGAACAAGTGGAAATAAAtggtttcaatggaaatgaccacGAAATTGATTTCTTGAAACTTCTGTTCCGATGCGCAACTCAGATGAAGACAATGACGGTGCAACTTTCCACCAATATTTTGGGAAGTAACAGAGAATGGGCGGAAATATACAACATCTTTAAGGAAAATCCTTCTGTCGAATGTTTTGTTACTGTAGCAGCAAGCAGCAAGCAGCTTCTGTTCtag
- the LOC127347107 gene encoding uncharacterized protein, with translation MPPIRRHLDRARSAATPYPNGWLSRRHRRSSTRRADGDGALPANVLSEIIARASSGAADVARFSSTCRRWGFAVATHAAAICRSLPPPTRYQTHLTLGFFHQENEDVRAFHRRRRPCDSAQPSFVPTASASHILGTQSLGSHLLGGLFEHARPVASRNGRLVLELRREERAQGLTLSVYNPMTGEVSVLPSLAGEDCPGYYACAILTGDDLDAASTPPGFFRVLLVYNRRSFTALRIFSSDVGSWGPEGRMPGAKMDAGKLRRLGPAVVVGGVAYWPMHRAALGVRLDGAPMEAITDVCFVPYIEHYFPDYRLLGVTPDGSLSFVYALFTGLTITVESLKPQSLNTATEWELRELIDVPEAPVSGGTAFKLRWFNEKSGTVLFTTREGGDATSGAFMLNLATNSLEKLAGGVECHGWRNFCGYEMDSAALLASIAHF, from the coding sequence ATGCCGCCGATTCGACGACACCTCGATCGCGCCCGCTCCGCGGCGACGCCATACCCCAACGGGTGGCTGTCGCGACGCCATCGCCGGAGTAGCACCAGGCGCGCCGATGGTGATGGGGCCCTACCGGCCAACGTCCTCTCCGAGATCATTGCCCGCGCATCTTCGGGCGCCGCCGACGTCGCGCGCTTCTCCTCCACGTGCCGCCGCTGGGGCTTCGCCGTGGCCACGCACGCCGCCGCCATCTGCCGCTCACTGCCTCCGCCCACACGGTACCAGACGCACCTCACCCTGGGCTTCTTCCATCAAGAAAACGAAGACGTCCGCGCCTTCCACAGGCGCCGCCGACCTTGCGACTCCGCGCAGCCGAGCTTCGTGCCGACAGCGTCCGCCTCGCACATCCTAGGCACGCAGTCGCTGGGCTCCCATCTCTTGGGCGGCCTGTTCGAGCATGCCCGCCCGGTCGCGTCCCGGAACGGGCGCCTCGTCCTGGAGCTCCGGCGCGAGGAGCGCGCCCAAGGCCTCACCCTCAGCGTGTACAACCCCATGACTGGGGAGGTGTCCGTGCTTCCCTCCCTCGCCGGCGAGGACTGCCCCGGGTACTACGCGTGCGCCATACTCACGGGCGACGATCTTGACGCCGCCAGCACTCCGCCGGGCTTCTTCCGCGTGCTCCTCGTCTACAACCGCCGCAGTTTCACGGCGCTGCGGATCTTCTCCTCCGACGTCGGCAGCTGGGGGCCGGAAGGCAGGATGCCCGGCGCCAAGATGGATGCCGGTAAGCTGCGCCGGCTAGGCCCTGCTGTCGTGGTCGGCGGAGTGGCATACTGGCCCATGCACCGTGCGGCGTTGGGCGTGCGCCTCGACGGCGCACCCATGGAGGCGATCACGGATGTGTGCTTCGTGCCCTACATCGAGCACTATTTTCCGGATTACCGCTTGCTGGGCGTGACACCGGACGGGAGCCTGAGCTTCGTCTACGCGCTCTTCACCGGCCTCACCATCACCGTGGAGAGCCTGAAGCCGCAGAGCTTGAACACGGCTACTGAGTGGGAGTTGCGCGAACTGATCGACGTTCCCGAAGCCCCGGTGAGTGGAGGGACCGCGTTTAAGTTGCGGTGGTTCAACGAGAAGAGCGGCACCGTGTTATTCACCACCAGGGAAGGGGGAGACGCTACCAGCGGCGCCTTCATGTTGAACCTCGCGACGAATTCGCTGGAGAAGCTTGCGGGCGGCGTCGAGTGTCATGGATGGAGAAACTTCTGCGGGTATGAGATGGACAGTGCGGCGCTCCTTGCTTCCATAGCCCACTTCTGA
- the LOC139839083 gene encoding uncharacterized protein encodes MIVLGWNCRGLGLPWTVQELVQLVHTHKPRIVFISETRQCEKKLKELRGRLGLKVCITQKGAGSGAGIALYWDEQIQIKVLSEGLRYFDVLVNDVPNGRKWRGTFLYGEPKNSERHHMWNTIRRIKPNASEPWLMLGDFNECKWQHEHWSESRRSEKRMAEFRKVLKFCDLQDIKFSGPPWTYDNKRKGTHNVKARIDRAVCSPSWTTLYPEARLSHICSTRSDHLPLVLDCDNSSNQPKAEKIFRYEQMWEREASLADAIENAWSSLPKCASLGDLVQKIGNTGNHMKEWSSENFTKVTSEIRKKRNILKKLWKRQPSDSRDDEVRKISMDLDELLHREEMMWKQRSRMKWLHEGDRNTTYFHRKANWRRSKNSIKRIRGLNGNWTDDPEEIKKLADDFFHELYSQDTDVTPDEILTHIPEMIDDETNYELCRELTDEEISDALFQIGPLKAPGPDGLPGRFFQRNWGIMKSEVITGVKSFFSSGIIPPGLNDTVIVLIPKGNNPETLADYRPISLCNVIYKVISKCLANRLRPLLNDLISETQSAFIPERLLTDNAAIVFECFHKIQRSKNQRDTHCAYKLDLSKAYDRVDWRFLEKMLRKLGFCSRWTNWAIQLEVKSTLSVTTTTFEEKYLGLPTPEGRMKNGSFQPIMSRFGKRLTNWDERFMSHAAKDTLIKSVAQALPAHVMGIFKLSNGFCEQYEKLVRDFWWGDDKDRRKVHWTAWDNLTKPRCRGGLGFRDMNLFNQAMLARMAWRLIQHPNSLFARVLKAKYFPNGNILDTVFSTDPSPVWRGVEFGLELLKEGIISRIGDGKNTQILRDQWLPRDSGHKITAMKKNSRRRWVNQLIDSGKKTWKMDLLHELFYDHDVQAILKIEIPQHDQRDRLAWLHEKNGNFSVRSAYRLAYNLKHRNRDIGSSSSKPNGERSIWNTIWKARVQPKIRIFGWRLATDTLPTKNNKWRRNLETNNLCCICGNGVDDSHHATVVCTKAAALRHAMRQKWSLPKEDMFRYTGKDWLQILLGQVDVITCANILKLLWRAWHLRNNIIHEDGKETIEKSVSFLESYDSEGLHTQSATESHKGKGPLTFQEIPIATRMKTTTISTWSTPPEGWVKLNTDASFIGADKPGGAGAVVRSSDGRVVLAACSPITTCHDAEDAEAKAALLGTKLMQGMGYDNIILETDNVTVASSLRSNDINRSKQWSIYDETKMLLKNYRNVKVVHAKRERATGWPMLLQRLLDRPGAAYGSINYLTMLPSLYQRTTM; translated from the exons ATGATCGTCTTAGGTTGGAACTGCCGGGGACTTGGCTTGCCCTGGACAGTTCAAGAGTTGGTGCAGTTGGTGCACACCCATAAGCCTAGGATCGTTTTCATTAGTGAGACCAGACAGTGTGAGAAAAAGCTAAAAGAACTTAGAGGTAGGCTAGGACTAAAAGTTTGTATCACTCAAAAAGGTGCAGGATCGGGTGCTGGCATAGCCTTGTACTGGGATGAGCAGATCCAAATAAAGGTTCTGTCTGAAGGTTTGAGGTACTTTGATGTGTTGGTAAACGATGTTCCCAATGGCCGTAAGTGGCGGGGCACTTTCCTCTATGGTGAACCAAAAAATTCAGAAAGGCACCACATGTGGAACACCATTCGAAGAATTAAGCCAAATGCCAGTGAACCTTGGTTGATGTTGGGTGACTTCAACGAATGTAAGTGGCAGCATGAACACTGGTCCGAATCTAGGAGATCAGAAAAGAGGATGGCAGAGTTCAGAAAAGTTCTTAAGTTCTGTGATCTTCAGGACATCAAATTTAGTGGCCCCCCTTGGACTTATGACAACAAAAGGAAGGGCACCCACAACGTGAAAGCTAGGATTGACAGAGCAGTGTGTTCTCCAAGCTGGACTACCCTATATCCTGAGGCTAGACTCTCACACATTTGCTCTACAAGGTCAGACCATCTACCTTTGGTCCTTGACTGCGACAACTCCAGCAACCAACCTAAGGCCGAGAAAATATTCAGATACGAACAAATGTGGGAGCGGGAGGCGTCCTTAGCCGACGCCATCGAGAATGCCTGGTCTAGTCTGCCAAAGTGTGCATCCCTGGGTGATCTGGTACAGAAAATCGGCAACACCGGAAACCACATGAAAGAGTGGAGTTCCGAGAATTTCACCAAGGTTACCAGTGAAAtcagaaagaaaagaaacatactcAAAAAACTCTGGAAGAGGCAGCCCAGCGACAGTAGGGATGATGAGGTGAGGAAGATCTCTATGGACCTTGATGAACTGCTTCACAGAGAGGAGATGATGTGGAAGCAACGCTCCCGTATGAAATGGCTGCATGAAGGAGAtagaaacaccacatacttccacaGAAAAGCCAATTGGCGACGATCAAAGAATAGCATCAAAAGAATCAGAGGCCTAAATGGTAACTGGACAGATGACCCTGAAGAAATTAAAAAACTAGCTGATGACTTCTTCCATGAACTATACTCTCAAGACACAGACGTTACCCCGGACGAGATCCTAACACACATACCAGAGATGATCGATGACGAAACAAATTATGAGCTATGTAGAGAGCTCACTGACGAGGAAATCAGCGATGCCCTTTTCCAGATCGGACCTCTGAAGGCCCCCGGACCTGATGGGTTACCTGGCAGGTTTTTCCAGCGTAATTGGGGAATTATGAAGTCAGAAGTGATCACTGGCGTAAAAAGCTTCTTCAGCTCTGGAATTATTCCCCCTGGCCTGAATGACACTGTGATCGTGCTAATCCCAAAAGGCAACAATCCTGAGACACTCGCTGACTACAGGCCAATCAGCCTATGCAACGTTATATACAAGGTCATTTCCAAGTGCCTTGCAAATAGATTGCGCCCTTTGCTGAATGATCTTATCTCTGAAACTCAAAGTGCGTTCATCCCTGAGAGACTTCTGACGGACAATGCAGCTATTGTCTTTGAGTGTTTCCATAAGATCCAGAGGAGCAAAAACCAGAGAGATACCCACTGTGCATACAAACTAGACCTCTCAAAAGCATATGACCGAGTTGATTGGCGATTCCTCGAGAAAATGCTCCGGAAACTTGGCTTCTGTAGCAGATGGACTAATTGG GCAATCCAGTTGGAAGTGAAATCCACCCTATCTGTTACCACTACCACTTTTGAAGAGAAATATTTGGGCCTTCCTACCCCAGAGGGTAGAATGAAAAATGGCAGCTTCCAACCCATCATGTCTAGGTTCGGCAAAAGGCTCACAAACTGGGATGAAAGGTTCATGTCCCATGCTGCTAAGGACACCCTCATAAAATCCGTGGCTCAAGCTCTCCCAGCTCATGTGATGGGGATCTTCAAGCTTTCTAATGGCTTTTGTGAGCAGTATGAAAAACTAGTGAGAGACTTCTGGTGGGGTGATGACAAAGATAGAAGAAAAGTACACTGGACGGCTTGGGACAACCTGACAAAACCAAGATGCAGAGGTGGGCTGGGCTTCAGAGATATGAACTTGTTCAACCAAGCTATGCTAGCCAGAATGGCATGGCGCTTGATCCAACACCCAAACAGCTTATTTGCTAGGGTCCTCAAGGCAAAATACTTCCCCAATGGCAACATCTTGGACACGGTTTTCTCGACAGATCCCTCGCCTGTCTGGAGAGGTGTGGAATTCGGCCTTGAACTCCTAAAGGAAGGCATCATTAGCCGTATTGGTGATGGCAAAAACACTCAGATCCTTAGAGACCAGTGGCTACCCAGAGACAGTGGACACAAAATTACTGCTATGAAAAAGAACTCGCGTCGACGATGGGTTAACCAGCTCATAGACAGTGGTAAAAAAACCTGGAAGATGGACCTCCTCCATGAATTATTCTATGATCACGATGTGCAAGCTATCTTGAAGATTGAAATTCCTCAACATGATCAAAGAGACCGATTGGCATGGCTTCATGAAAAGAATGGGAACTTCTCGGTTAGGAGTGCATACCGCCTTGCCTATAACCTGAAGCATAGAAACAGGGATATAGGCAGCTCAAGCAGCAAGCCAAATGGAGAAAGATCAATCTGGAATACTATCTGGAAGGCCAGGGTCCAACCAAAAATCAGAATTTTTGGGTGGAGACTAGCCACTGACACGTTGCCTACAAAGAATAACAAGTGGAGAAGGAATTTGGAGACAAACAACCTATGCTGCATATGTGGGAATGGTGTTGATGATTCACATCACGCCACTGTCGTCTGCACCAAAGCTGCTGCACTTAGACACGCCATGCGACAGAAATGGAGCTTACCAAAGGAAGATATGTTCAGATATACTGGGAAAGACTGGCTGCAAATTTTGTTGGGCCAGGTTGATGTCATCACTTGTGCAAATATACTGAAACTCTTGTGGAGAGCTTGGCACTTGAGGAATAACATCATCCATGAAGACGGCAAGGAAACAATTGAGAAATCAGTATCCTTCCTCGAATCGTATGATTCTGAGGGGCTCCACACTCAGTCTGCAACTGAGAGCCACAAAGGCAAGGGACCCCTGACTTTCCAGGAAATACCGATCGCAACTAGGATGAAGACCACGACAATCTCGACTTGGTCCACACCTCCGGAAGGTTGGGTGAAGCTCAATACCGACGCCTCCTTCATTGGTGCAGATAAACCCGGTGGTGCGGGAGCCGTGGTCAGGAGCAGCGACGGGCGTGTTGTCCTGGCTGCCTGCTCGCCGATCACTACCTGCCACGATGCGGAGGATGCAGAAGCTAAAGCGGCTCTGTTGGGAACCAAGCTCATGCAAGGCATGGGCTACGACAACATCATTCTGGAAACTGATAATGTCACGGTGGCCTCCTCCTTGAGATCCAATGATATTaacagatcaaagcaatggtCCATTTATGATGAGACCAAGATGCTTCTGAAGAACTACCGAAATGTCAAGGTTGTCCATgctaagagagagagagcaacaGGGTGGCCGATGCTCTTGCAAAGGCTGCTAGATCGGCCGGGAGCTGCATATGGTTCGATCAACTACCTGACCATGTTACCCAGCTTGTATCAGAGGACTACAATGTAA